cgTTTTGCAGGCGTGGTCCCTCAGAGCGCCCCGCCCGTGCCCACCGCCTCCTCCCGCTTCCACTTCCCCCCTCTGGAGCCGCACTCTCCCAGCGAGGAGGGCCCGGGCCGCTTCGCGCCGGGATCGCTGCTGCCGCCGCACGCCGAGCCGGCGCTGCCGGACCCCGAGCGCAAGGCCGAGCCCGCCGAGCTGGAGGAGAGCGCCCCGGACTGGCGCCGGGACCTGCTGGCTCCGCCGCacgccgcggccgccgccgccgccgccgcggggccCAAGCGCAAGCCCGAGGTGGTGCTGCCGCTCTTCTCGCGGCCCGGGATGTTCCCCGAGCACCCGCACAGCCCCTTCGCCGTCTCGCCGCTGCCGGGCCGCCCCGGCGTGCTCAACGTGCCCATCTCGCCGGCGCTGTCCCTCACCCCCACGCTCTTCTCCTACAGCCCGTCGCCGGGGCTCAGCCCCTTCGCCGCCGCcggcagcagctgcttctccttcaaCCCCGAGGAGATGAAGCACTACCTGCACTCGCAGGCCTGCTCCGTGTTCAACTACCACCTGAGCCCGCGGACTTTCCCCCGCTACCCGCTGGTGGTGCCGCCGCTGCAGTGCCCGGTGCCGCTGGAGGAGCAGCCGCAGTTCCCCATCAAGCTGCAGCCGCCGCCCGCCGGCCGCAAGAACCGCGAG
This portion of the Serinus canaria isolate serCan28SL12 chromosome 25, serCan2020, whole genome shotgun sequence genome encodes:
- the LOC103824972 gene encoding ETS translocation variant 3 yields the protein MLGFGIQGWDLGSMLRSVFFHFLKFISRYYYNKRILHKTKGKRFTYKFNFNKLVMPNYPFINIRPNGVVPQSAPPVPTASSRFHFPPLEPHSPSEEGPGRFAPGSLLPPHAEPALPDPERKAEPAELEESAPDWRRDLLAPPHAAAAAAAAAGPKRKPEVVLPLFSRPGMFPEHPHSPFAVSPLPGRPGVLNVPISPALSLTPTLFSYSPSPGLSPFAAAGSSCFSFNPEEMKHYLHSQACSVFNYHLSPRTFPRYPLVVPPLQCPVPLEEQPQFPIKLQPPPAGRKNRERLESPEGTAATAEPPLPRVKVEPAPDKEEEEEEEKPEKRHGEEEEEQEEEEEEKVPVFARPAAPAWAPVPAQPGSSGEENAEKTARDCSGDGAGQERREDALMPPKLRLKRRWNGDSRQEMPEEPRPNGVWHLPKAVAAASDT